A part of Candidatus Binatia bacterium genomic DNA contains:
- a CDS encoding MltA domain-containing protein, which produces MTAERRRAARAARSLAATLLLAAGCSTHQAELAHRTAVLVHDDLDAASLALAAGRAADAIVAGGATGGGLSLAHRRVTSAELAATARFVAAAASGGDIERAASEIASHCELVAAAAPARITAYYEPVLAARMRPDRRFRYPIYRAPTPEQLARITKKLGHLPDRADIDRRGALAGLHLELAWTDDPVARFFLQVQGSGVLDDGSRRRRVGFAGTNGLAWRSIGAVMRERGLLAPGNLDAGSIRRWLREHPSGRDRVLEADPRYVFFAVRDGEGPVGSSGAGLVAGRSVAADPAVPPGTLAWLSSTWPVAGATGTRTGSTSLARFVFVADTGAAIRGEARLDVFAGSGEEAGAVAGLADEKGELFYVLCPSGK; this is translated from the coding sequence GTGACGGCCGAGAGGCGGCGCGCGGCCCGCGCGGCGAGGTCGCTGGCGGCCACGCTGCTGCTCGCGGCCGGCTGCTCGACTCACCAGGCCGAACTCGCACATCGCACGGCGGTTCTCGTCCACGACGATCTGGACGCTGCGTCGCTGGCGCTGGCTGCCGGGCGAGCAGCTGACGCCATCGTCGCCGGTGGCGCCACGGGCGGCGGCCTTTCGCTTGCGCACCGTCGCGTCACTTCCGCGGAGCTGGCCGCGACGGCGCGCTTCGTCGCGGCCGCCGCTTCGGGAGGCGACATCGAGCGCGCCGCGAGCGAGATCGCATCGCACTGCGAGCTCGTCGCCGCCGCCGCACCGGCAAGAATCACCGCGTACTACGAGCCCGTCCTTGCGGCCCGCATGCGGCCCGACCGCCGCTTCCGCTATCCGATCTACCGCGCACCGACGCCGGAGCAGCTCGCGCGAATCACGAAAAAGCTCGGGCACCTGCCCGATCGCGCCGACATCGATCGCCGCGGCGCTCTTGCCGGCCTTCACCTCGAGCTGGCATGGACCGACGATCCGGTGGCGCGCTTTTTCCTGCAGGTGCAGGGATCGGGAGTGCTCGATGACGGCTCGCGGCGCCGACGCGTCGGATTCGCAGGCACCAACGGTCTTGCGTGGCGCAGCATCGGCGCAGTGATGCGCGAGCGCGGGCTGCTTGCGCCCGGCAACCTCGATGCGGGATCGATCCGGCGTTGGCTTCGCGAGCATCCATCCGGGCGCGACCGCGTGCTCGAAGCCGACCCCCGCTACGTATTTTTTGCAGTCCGCGACGGCGAAGGCCCGGTAGGCTCGTCGGGTGCGGGGCTGGTTGCCGGGCGTTCGGTCGCAGCCGATCCGGCGGTGCCGCCAGGAACGCTCGCGTGGCTGAGCTCGACGTGGCCCGTCGCGGGTGCGACCGGCACTCGCACGGGATCCACTTCCCTCGCGCGCTTCGTGTTCGTTGCGGATACCGGCGCCGCAATCCGCGGAGAGGCAAGGCTCGACGTGTTTGCCGGATCCGGCGAGGAAGCCGGCGCCGTCGCGGGGCTTGCCGACGAAAAGGGAGAGCTGTTCTACGTGCTGTGCCCGAGCGGCAAGTGA
- a CDS encoding SCO family protein, whose protein sequence is MRGRALAAIGGAIFALTLLVAVVSRAADVAATLKAGTFDPPRDAPELSLVGSDGQPLSLARFRGRVVVVEFGFTSCPNVCPTTLATIARAHTLSTAAGKDFQLVYVTVDPEHDDAARLHDYLAHFDPAFVGGTGSAEQLAALRKAYGIEATRTDTGYSHSSFTYLVDPAGKLRALMPFGSSAEDYVHDVALLWKP, encoded by the coding sequence GTGCGGGGTCGGGCACTCGCGGCAATCGGCGGCGCGATCTTCGCGCTGACGCTCCTGGTTGCGGTCGTCTCGCGTGCGGCCGACGTCGCCGCGACGCTGAAGGCCGGCACCTTCGATCCACCTCGCGACGCGCCGGAGCTTTCGCTCGTGGGTTCCGACGGCCAACCCCTCAGCCTCGCGCGCTTTCGCGGACGAGTCGTCGTCGTCGAGTTCGGCTTCACGTCCTGCCCCAACGTCTGTCCGACCACGTTGGCGACGATCGCCAGGGCGCACACGCTGTCGACCGCAGCCGGCAAGGATTTCCAGCTCGTCTACGTCACCGTCGACCCGGAGCACGACGATGCGGCACGCCTGCACGACTACCTCGCGCATTTCGATCCCGCGTTCGTCGGAGGCACCGGCAGCGCAGAGCAACTCGCCGCACTTCGCAAGGCCTACGGCATCGAAGCGACCAGGACAGACACGGGCTACAGCCACTCCTCGTTCACCTATCTGGTGGATCCGGCCGGAAAGCTGCGCGCGCTGATGCCGTTCGGCAGCTCGGCCGAGGACTACGTGCACGACGTCGCGCTGCTGTGGAAACCGTGA
- a CDS encoding ABC transporter substrate-binding protein: MVAYALTRRQFLLGSIAAAAPVVFPGCSGGTSKEPLLVGGLPVTCNLTLPVACSARAAANKSATGTLLEYQYSKYSGWPEIKESLMAGRIQAAFMLAPLVMDLANRGIPVRIVSLGHRSGAVIMVRTDSPVQSFRELAGKRVAIPSRFAVDYLFLRKMLARENMTPDQLEIVEMPPPDMPAALYAKAVDAYCTGEPFGAAAQSAGYARPLRMTRDEWRNYICCVLTVRQELIASNRPLVQDLVDHVLGAGVWLDAAPEHREKAITIAAGRDYFNQDPNILRFVMQNPTDRVTYGDLRMIRDEFDELMHLSIEAGTIQHPIAYETYVDDSFATNARPAAIAL, encoded by the coding sequence ATGGTCGCTTACGCGCTCACTCGCCGCCAGTTCCTGCTCGGAAGCATTGCCGCCGCCGCGCCGGTCGTGTTCCCGGGCTGCTCCGGCGGCACGAGCAAGGAGCCGTTGCTCGTCGGGGGCCTTCCGGTCACGTGCAACCTTACGCTTCCCGTCGCGTGCAGCGCGCGCGCCGCCGCCAACAAGTCTGCGACCGGCACTCTGCTCGAATACCAGTACAGCAAGTACAGCGGCTGGCCGGAGATCAAGGAGTCGCTGATGGCGGGGCGCATCCAGGCGGCGTTCATGCTGGCGCCGCTCGTGATGGATCTTGCCAACCGGGGCATTCCGGTGCGAATCGTTTCGCTAGGCCATCGCTCGGGCGCCGTGATCATGGTTCGCACCGATTCGCCGGTGCAGAGCTTCCGCGAGCTTGCCGGCAAGCGCGTCGCGATCCCGAGCCGGTTCGCCGTGGACTACCTGTTCCTGCGCAAGATGCTGGCGCGCGAGAACATGACACCCGACCAGCTCGAGATCGTCGAGATGCCGCCGCCGGACATGCCGGCAGCGCTGTACGCCAAAGCGGTGGACGCCTACTGCACGGGCGAGCCTTTCGGAGCCGCCGCACAGAGCGCCGGCTATGCGCGGCCTCTTCGCATGACCCGCGACGAGTGGCGCAATTACATCTGCTGCGTGCTGACCGTGCGCCAGGAGCTGATCGCCTCCAACCGCCCTCTCGTCCAGGACCTCGTCGATCACGTGCTCGGCGCGGGGGTCTGGCTCGATGCTGCCCCGGAACATCGCGAGAAGGCGATCACGATCGCCGCCGGACGCGACTACTTCAACCAGGATCCGAACATCCTGCGTTTCGTGATGCAGAACCCGACCGACCGCGTCACCTACGGCGACCTGCGGATGATCCGCGACGAGTTCGACGAGCTGATGCATCTCTCGATCGAAGCCGGAACGATCCAGCATCCGATCGCGTATGAAACCTACGTCGATGACAGCTTCGCCACGAACGCCAGGCCTGCGGCCATTGCGTTGTGA
- a CDS encoding (Fe-S)-binding protein: MGGPGLPCVHCGLCLDTCPTYRVLGTEADSPRGRIYIMEGIRDGELEFDDEAALHLSRCLGCLACESACPSGVSFGRRIEEFRPRLAERTGSTRRWQDLARKAYTSDALVDAGVKVASLLDRAGLGGVRRKVPGLGLLPGSLPGSQPSSSAGVSPLRRSTSHQPLRARARVAVLTGCVADRVLPDINRDTVEVLQRNGIEVVEVAGQQCCGALALHAGLTSDAVELAAANANALAGSDIDFVVTTAAGCSAMLRDYAHVLAGTSAAGRGEELASMSRDICELLVEIGFDAPARPLEARGNVAFHDACHLLHAQGISSAPRRVCEVALGRAPVDLGENAICCGSAGSYNIDHPVLSAEIGARKAELARERKATVVAVANVGCMLQIGQAVALAGLPTLVKHPVQLLAEAYRRSDTGA; the protein is encoded by the coding sequence ATGGGCGGCCCGGGTCTTCCGTGCGTGCACTGCGGCCTGTGCCTCGACACTTGCCCGACGTATCGCGTCCTCGGCACCGAAGCCGATTCCCCGCGCGGACGAATCTACATCATGGAGGGCATCCGCGACGGAGAGCTCGAATTCGACGACGAGGCGGCGCTGCACCTGTCGCGCTGCCTCGGCTGCCTCGCGTGCGAGAGCGCGTGTCCGTCGGGCGTCTCCTTCGGCCGCCGCATCGAGGAGTTCCGTCCTCGCCTGGCCGAGCGCACGGGCAGCACGCGCCGCTGGCAGGACCTCGCGCGCAAGGCCTACACCAGCGACGCCCTCGTCGACGCCGGTGTCAAGGTAGCTTCCCTTCTCGACCGCGCAGGGCTCGGCGGCGTAAGAAGGAAGGTGCCGGGACTCGGGCTCCTGCCTGGCTCGCTGCCGGGCTCCCAGCCGTCCTCGAGCGCCGGCGTTTCTCCGCTTCGCCGCAGCACCAGCCACCAGCCGCTGCGCGCCCGCGCGCGGGTGGCCGTGCTGACCGGCTGCGTCGCCGACCGCGTGCTTCCCGACATCAACCGCGACACCGTCGAGGTGCTGCAGCGCAACGGAATCGAGGTGGTGGAGGTCGCCGGGCAGCAGTGCTGCGGCGCGCTCGCGCTGCACGCCGGGCTCACGAGCGATGCGGTCGAGTTGGCTGCCGCGAACGCCAACGCGCTGGCGGGGTCCGACATCGACTTCGTCGTCACGACGGCAGCGGGCTGCAGCGCGATGCTTCGCGACTACGCTCATGTGCTGGCCGGAACCAGCGCCGCCGGCCGCGGCGAGGAGCTGGCATCGATGAGCCGCGACATCTGCGAGCTTCTCGTCGAGATCGGATTCGACGCGCCCGCCCGGCCGCTGGAAGCGCGCGGCAACGTCGCTTTCCACGACGCCTGCCACCTGCTGCACGCGCAGGGAATCTCGTCGGCGCCCAGACGCGTGTGCGAGGTCGCGCTCGGGCGTGCGCCGGTCGATCTCGGGGAGAACGCGATCTGCTGCGGAAGCGCCGGCAGCTACAACATCGACCATCCGGTGCTGTCGGCCGAGATCGGCGCACGCAAGGCGGAGCTTGCCCGCGAGCGCAAGGCGACTGTGGTCGCTGTCGCCAACGTCGGGTGCATGCTTCAGATCGGACAGGCCGTTGCGCTGGCCGGGCTGCCGACCCTCGTCAAGCATCCGGTTCAGCTGCTGGCCGAGGCATACCGGCGAAGCGACACGGGTGCCTGA
- a CDS encoding ABC transporter ATP-binding protein: MSIKIDVREITKKFGADGSALPVVEETSFCVADGEFVAIVGPSGCGKSTLMNIIAGFLRPDSGQVVVGGELREKPDSRGILISQHGSVFPWLTVRENLMFGLNGHHAHSEKAALADHYAAIVGLTGFETRYPHELSGGMLKRVELARALVVKPEILYMDEPFSALDALMSLRMRSELLRILAEERHTVLLITHDVEEAVHMADRILVLSPRPARIQATFDVTIPHPRRLTSPEVQDLRVAILRELGVDRSG, encoded by the coding sequence ATGTCCATCAAGATTGACGTTCGCGAGATCACCAAGAAGTTCGGCGCCGACGGCTCCGCGCTGCCGGTGGTAGAAGAAACGTCGTTCTGCGTAGCGGACGGGGAGTTCGTCGCGATCGTCGGGCCTTCGGGCTGTGGAAAATCGACGCTGATGAACATCATCGCCGGTTTTCTTCGTCCCGACAGTGGACAGGTGGTGGTGGGCGGCGAGCTGCGGGAAAAACCGGACTCCCGCGGAATCCTGATTTCGCAGCACGGCTCGGTGTTCCCGTGGCTGACGGTGCGCGAGAACCTGATGTTCGGGCTGAACGGCCACCACGCCCATTCGGAGAAGGCCGCCCTTGCCGACCATTACGCCGCGATCGTCGGACTGACCGGCTTCGAGACGCGCTATCCGCACGAACTGTCCGGCGGCATGCTGAAGCGCGTCGAGCTGGCGCGCGCGCTGGTCGTCAAGCCCGAGATCCTCTACATGGACGAACCGTTCTCGGCTCTGGACGCGCTGATGAGCCTGCGCATGCGCAGCGAGCTGCTGCGCATCCTGGCCGAAGAGCGCCACACGGTGCTGCTGATCACGCACGACGTCGAGGAGGCGGTGCACATGGCCGACCGCATCCTCGTGCTGTCGCCGCGACCGGCACGCATCCAGGCCACGTTCGACGTCACGATTCCGCACCCGCGCCGGCTCACCAGTCCCGAGGTGCAGGACCTGCGCGTCGCGATCCTGCGCGAGCTTGGCGTCGATCGCTCCGGCTGA
- a CDS encoding MAPEG family protein encodes MGFAFTCIGLLGLLVFGLGLGVSLRRGSTNRAIGHELDPTDTLHKWVRAHANACEYAPMLAVLIYALASTGPSKWHNFLFLAAVVVRYCHAAGMIASPTLAEGHPLRFVGALGTYVVGLLLCMSALF; translated from the coding sequence ATGGGTTTCGCGTTCACCTGCATCGGATTGCTCGGCCTTCTCGTCTTCGGCCTCGGCCTGGGCGTTTCGCTGAGGCGCGGCAGCACCAATCGCGCGATCGGGCACGAGCTCGATCCGACCGACACCCTGCACAAGTGGGTAAGGGCGCATGCCAACGCCTGCGAGTACGCGCCGATGCTCGCCGTGCTGATCTACGCCCTGGCCAGCACCGGCCCGAGCAAGTGGCACAATTTTTTGTTCCTTGCGGCGGTCGTCGTTCGCTACTGCCATGCCGCCGGGATGATCGCCTCGCCGACGCTCGCCGAAGGCCATCCGCTGCGCTTCGTCGGCGCGCTCGGCACGTACGTGGTCGGTCTCCTGCTGTGCATGTCGGCGCTCTTTTAA
- a CDS encoding ABC transporter permease, giving the protein MKRIGDILPPLALLASLIAIWWLAVDLSGSAIFPTPWQVVAGIVELIRDGTLWQHIGASLMRVGAGFSLAAVVAIPLGLWMGWVPPVFRTLNPVFQILRPISPIAWIPIAILWFGVGNASPIYLIFISSVFPMIVQTTAGVHTIERRYLWAAENFGVSRYTLFTRVVIPAVLPQIIVGMRIGLGVAWLVVVAAEMIALRSGLGYLIIDSRNAGNRYDLVVAGMIVIGLIGLSLDALMRLLEGLKIVRWRYVHQD; this is encoded by the coding sequence ATGAAGCGGATCGGCGACATTCTGCCGCCGCTGGCGCTGCTGGCATCGCTGATCGCGATCTGGTGGCTCGCCGTCGATCTGTCCGGCAGCGCGATCTTTCCGACGCCGTGGCAGGTCGTTGCCGGCATTGTCGAGCTCATCCGCGACGGCACGCTGTGGCAGCACATCGGCGCCTCGCTGATGCGGGTGGGCGCCGGCTTCTCGCTCGCAGCCGTCGTCGCGATTCCGCTCGGGCTGTGGATGGGCTGGGTGCCGCCGGTGTTCCGCACGCTGAACCCGGTGTTCCAGATCCTGCGCCCGATCTCGCCGATCGCATGGATCCCGATTGCGATCCTGTGGTTCGGCGTCGGCAACGCCTCGCCGATCTACCTGATCTTCATTTCGTCGGTGTTCCCGATGATCGTGCAGACGACGGCCGGAGTGCATACGATCGAAAGGCGCTACCTGTGGGCAGCCGAAAACTTCGGCGTCTCGCGTTACACGCTGTTCACGCGCGTCGTGATCCCGGCGGTGCTGCCGCAAATTATCGTGGGAATGCGCATCGGGCTCGGCGTGGCGTGGCTCGTCGTCGTCGCCGCGGAGATGATCGCGCTGAGATCGGGGCTCGGTTACCTGATCATCGACTCGCGCAATGCGGGCAACCGCTACGACCTGGTCGTCGCGGGAATGATCGTCATCGGGCTGATCGGGCTTTCGCTCGATGCGCTGATGCGCCTGCTCGAAGGACTGAAGATCGTGCGGTGGCGTTATGTCCATCAAGATTGA
- a CDS encoding alanine--glyoxylate aminotransferase family protein gives MSSIAPPSRLLLGPGPSMVNARVYAAMARPLVGHLDPWFLEILEQVQADLRTVFGTANSVTLPISGTGSAGMEACFANLVEDGDEIVVVVAGVFGTRMAEVATRLGARVETVEVPWGRVADPDDVASAVARCARPKLVAVVHAETSTGAWQPLQQIGRIAHDAGALLLVDCVTSLGGCPVAVDEIGIDAAYSGTQKCLSCPPGLSPLTMSERAMEVVRARKSKPRSWYLDLGLIGAYFENQRLYHHTAPVSMIYALAESLSIVLEEGLEDRFVRHERNHHALLAGLAALGVKAAAQEGHRLWMLNSVEVPGGIDEAALRRRLLLDHGIEIGAGLGPLAGKVWRIGLMGESSRPANVRRLLLALESELRREGLAVPGGEAIEAADHVYASAG, from the coding sequence ATGTCGAGCATCGCGCCGCCGTCGCGGCTTCTCCTCGGTCCCGGTCCCTCGATGGTCAACGCGCGGGTTTACGCCGCGATGGCGCGTCCGCTGGTCGGTCATCTCGATCCCTGGTTCCTCGAGATCCTCGAGCAGGTTCAGGCCGACCTGAGGACGGTGTTCGGCACTGCCAATTCGGTGACGCTGCCGATTTCGGGCACCGGATCGGCAGGCATGGAGGCGTGCTTTGCGAATCTGGTCGAGGACGGCGACGAGATCGTCGTCGTCGTCGCCGGCGTGTTCGGCACACGCATGGCCGAGGTCGCCACCCGCCTGGGCGCTCGCGTCGAGACGGTCGAGGTGCCGTGGGGGCGCGTGGCCGATCCTGACGACGTCGCTTCAGCGGTTGCCCGCTGCGCACGGCCGAAGCTCGTCGCCGTGGTCCACGCCGAGACATCGACCGGAGCCTGGCAGCCGCTGCAGCAGATCGGCCGGATCGCGCACGACGCCGGCGCGCTGCTGCTCGTCGATTGCGTGACGTCCCTCGGCGGCTGTCCGGTCGCAGTGGACGAGATCGGCATCGATGCCGCGTACAGCGGCACGCAAAAGTGCCTGAGCTGCCCTCCCGGCCTGTCGCCGCTGACGATGAGCGAGCGTGCGATGGAAGTCGTGCGCGCGCGAAAATCGAAGCCGCGAAGCTGGTATCTCGACCTCGGCCTGATCGGTGCCTATTTCGAAAACCAGCGCCTCTACCATCACACCGCGCCCGTCTCGATGATCTACGCGCTCGCAGAATCGCTTTCGATCGTGCTCGAAGAGGGGCTCGAGGACCGTTTCGTGCGCCACGAGCGCAACCACCACGCGCTGCTGGCCGGCCTGGCCGCGCTCGGCGTCAAGGCGGCCGCCCAGGAAGGACACCGCCTGTGGATGCTGAACAGCGTCGAAGTGCCTGGTGGCATCGACGAGGCAGCGCTTCGCCGTCGCCTGCTGCTCGATCACGGGATCGAGATCGGCGCGGGGCTCGGGCCACTGGCGGGCAAAGTCTGGCGTATCGGCCTGATGGGAGAATCGAGCAGGCCTGCCAACGTGCGCCGCTTGCTGCTGGCTCTCGAGTCCGAGCTTCGCCGCGAAGGACTCGCCGTGCCGGGCGGCGAAGCGATCGAGGCGGCCGACCACGTCTACGCGTCGGCGGGTTGA
- a CDS encoding FAD-linked oxidase C-terminal domain-containing protein — MQDNSPRSFAERPVVAPATTQDALQAAPHLATAPPAGSDRRVVDAIREIVGPRGIVDGASARKVYECDGYTLEKSVPRLVVLPATTEETSRVVSVLAGAGIPFVPRGAGTGVSGGCLPLQSAVMIGTSRLRRIRSIDVEARTAEVEAGVVNLEVSRAVDAHGLYYAPDPSSQSACSIGGNVAENSGGPHTLKYGVTVNHVLALEVVLPDGRVIWLDREYDAPGYDLVGIFTGSEGTLGLVTAARVRLMRKPESVTTLLAVFPGVAQASRAVSAIIAAGIIPAALEMMDALVIEAVEAAYHFGFPAGAGAVLLIELDGIAAGLDALAARVHDCCTREGASEVKRAAGEEERALLWKSRKRAFGAMGRLAPAYCTQDGVVPRSRLPEIVAKIAEVASRYHLRIANLMHAGDGNIHPLVLYDEDVPGEVERVLAAGNEILTACIELGGSITGEHGIGIEKMALMPKSFTAPTLAAMEDIRTAFNPRGLCNPGKILPSSRTCVEVRRPRPRGGG, encoded by the coding sequence ATGCAGGATAACAGCCCACGTTCTTTCGCCGAGCGCCCGGTCGTCGCCCCCGCGACGACCCAGGATGCGCTGCAGGCCGCGCCGCACCTGGCCACCGCGCCGCCAGCCGGCAGCGACCGGCGCGTCGTCGACGCGATTCGCGAGATCGTGGGCCCGCGCGGCATCGTCGACGGCGCGAGCGCTCGCAAAGTCTACGAGTGCGACGGCTATACGCTCGAGAAATCGGTGCCCCGCCTCGTCGTGCTGCCCGCGACCACTGAAGAGACCTCGCGCGTCGTGTCCGTCCTGGCCGGCGCGGGCATTCCGTTTGTTCCGCGCGGCGCCGGCACCGGCGTCTCGGGCGGCTGCCTTCCGCTCCAGTCCGCCGTGATGATCGGCACCTCACGCCTGCGCCGCATCCGCAGCATCGACGTCGAGGCACGCACCGCCGAAGTGGAAGCGGGAGTCGTGAACCTCGAGGTTTCGCGCGCGGTCGATGCGCACGGGCTCTACTATGCGCCCGATCCTTCGAGCCAGTCGGCATGCAGCATCGGCGGCAACGTCGCCGAGAATTCGGGCGGGCCGCACACGCTGAAGTACGGTGTCACCGTCAATCACGTCCTCGCGCTGGAAGTCGTGCTGCCCGACGGCCGCGTCATCTGGCTCGACCGCGAGTACGACGCGCCCGGTTACGATCTCGTCGGCATTTTCACCGGCAGCGAAGGCACGCTCGGCCTGGTCACGGCGGCGCGCGTCCGCCTGATGCGCAAGCCCGAGTCGGTGACGACGCTTCTCGCAGTATTTCCCGGCGTCGCGCAGGCGAGCCGCGCCGTTTCGGCAATCATCGCGGCGGGCATCATCCCGGCCGCTCTCGAGATGATGGACGCGCTCGTCATCGAGGCCGTCGAAGCTGCCTACCACTTCGGCTTTCCCGCGGGCGCCGGTGCGGTGCTCCTGATCGAGCTCGACGGCATCGCAGCCGGCCTCGATGCGCTCGCCGCCCGCGTCCACGACTGCTGTACCCGCGAAGGGGCAAGCGAAGTGAAGCGTGCGGCGGGCGAAGAAGAGCGCGCACTGCTGTGGAAATCGCGCAAGCGCGCGTTCGGCGCGATGGGACGGCTCGCGCCGGCCTATTGCACCCAGGACGGTGTCGTCCCGCGCAGCCGCCTGCCCGAGATCGTGGCGAAGATCGCCGAAGTCGCGTCACGCTACCACCTTCGCATCGCGAACCTGATGCATGCCGGAGACGGCAACATCCATCCCCTCGTGCTCTACGACGAAGACGTTCCCGGCGAAGTCGAGCGCGTGCTCGCTGCCGGAAACGAAATCCTCACCGCGTGCATCGAGCTCGGCGGCTCGATCACCGGCGAGCACGGCATCGGCATCGAAAAAATGGCGCTGATGCCGAAGTCGTTCACCGCACCGACCCTCGCGGCGATGGAGGACATCCGGACGGCCTTCAACCCGCGAGGCCTGTGCAATCCGGGCAAGATCCTGCCGTCCTCGCGCACCTGCGTCGAAGTTCGTCGCCCACGTCCCCGGGGCGGCGGATGA
- a CDS encoding FAD-binding oxidoreductase, which yields MSAASAVARPRLDPASFPSMGPGQLRPGRDNDAIDGLVPQAVITARETAHVVATIEEARAKKLAVVPSGGGTLLHVGAVPRAYDIRLSMTAIGNIVEENPEDMTVTCQAGVSLSRLQRSLAKQGQRLAIDAAREDRASIGGIVAANATGGLRHGFGLPRDLVLGATAIDGCGREIVAGGRVVKNVAGYDLVRLFAGSWGGLAILTELTLRTHPLPAAAATLVFEFVSASELDAARSRLAGAQLSLSAIDFTVDTTEAMPLWILVVRIEGTEEEVGWQGDAVCALVGRQPADAAEEWESPAHVDDGHGTSVRVAAAPQDIVGVVRDVCAKWKQSAASQGGQAAIRIAGHLGAGIARFHLAGAEAGEADTASAALITATAVGGLVRGRVIERAPAQLKALYDVWGPPPASIGLMRAIKRRFDPDDVLSPGRYVGGL from the coding sequence ATGAGCGCGGCGTCCGCAGTTGCAAGACCTCGCCTGGATCCGGCGTCGTTCCCGTCGATGGGGCCGGGCCAGCTCCGGCCGGGCCGCGACAATGACGCCATCGACGGGCTGGTTCCGCAGGCGGTGATCACGGCGCGCGAGACGGCGCACGTCGTCGCGACGATCGAGGAGGCCCGTGCGAAAAAGCTTGCCGTGGTGCCGAGCGGCGGCGGCACGCTGCTGCACGTCGGCGCCGTCCCGCGCGCCTACGACATTCGCCTCTCGATGACCGCGATCGGCAACATCGTCGAGGAGAACCCCGAGGACATGACGGTGACCTGCCAGGCGGGAGTCTCGCTGTCGAGGTTGCAACGCAGCCTGGCCAAGCAGGGCCAGCGTCTTGCGATCGACGCGGCCCGCGAAGACCGCGCCTCGATCGGCGGCATCGTCGCCGCCAACGCGACCGGCGGGCTGCGCCACGGTTTCGGCCTGCCGCGCGACCTCGTGCTCGGCGCGACGGCGATCGACGGTTGCGGGCGCGAGATCGTCGCCGGCGGCCGTGTCGTCAAGAACGTCGCCGGATACGACCTCGTGCGGCTTTTCGCCGGGTCCTGGGGCGGCCTTGCGATCCTGACCGAGCTGACGCTGCGCACGCATCCTCTTCCCGCCGCGGCAGCGACGCTGGTGTTCGAATTCGTCTCGGCGAGCGAGCTGGACGCGGCGCGCTCCCGCCTGGCAGGTGCCCAGCTCTCGCTGTCGGCGATCGATTTTACAGTGGACACCACGGAAGCGATGCCGCTGTGGATCCTCGTCGTCCGGATCGAGGGAACAGAAGAAGAAGTGGGCTGGCAGGGCGACGCCGTCTGCGCGCTGGTCGGACGCCAGCCGGCCGATGCCGCCGAAGAATGGGAAAGCCCCGCGCATGTGGATGACGGCCACGGGACGAGCGTGCGCGTGGCCGCGGCGCCGCAGGACATCGTCGGCGTCGTGCGCGACGTCTGCGCGAAGTGGAAACAGAGCGCAGCGTCCCAGGGAGGGCAGGCTGCGATCCGCATCGCGGGGCATCTCGGCGCGGGCATCGCGAGATTCCATCTCGCCGGAGCAGAAGCAGGCGAAGCAGACACGGCCAGCGCAGCGCTCATCACGGCCACCGCCGTCGGCGGCCTGGTCCGCGGGCGTGTCATCGAGAGAGCGCCCGCGCAGCTCAAGGCTCTCTACGATGTGTGGGGACCGCCGCCCGCGTCGATCGGCCTGATGCGCGCCATCAAGCGCCGTTTCGATCCCGACGACGTGTTGTCGCCTGGCCGCTACGTCGGAGGACTTTGA
- a CDS encoding energy transducer TonB, protein MVVVTVLASRQSVSVALSIVLHAMVLALLLRHQVVVELAMPRAPLLLSLVPAGTRTAGPGIPSDRLQSAAASAPAAAQPPAPPKDSPAPAVIEPAAKVETGNETPAPAPPLVAAPKKNKTAKPPAPQPAPAIASVAPASAAATADGRATGGDSGSGAVASAPSWGESAGVRYLELLSAWLHRHKEEYPVLAKRRGLQGHASVRIRIDRSGRVLEASIVRSTGQDLLDQAALDLVRRASPFPAIPPEYPDASFEFDAPVDYGLH, encoded by the coding sequence GTGGTGGTCGTGACGGTGCTTGCGTCGCGGCAGTCGGTATCGGTCGCCCTGTCGATCGTCCTGCACGCGATGGTCCTGGCTTTGCTGCTTCGGCACCAGGTCGTCGTCGAGCTTGCGATGCCGAGGGCGCCGCTGCTGCTCAGCCTTGTGCCTGCGGGAACCAGGACCGCCGGTCCCGGCATCCCGTCCGATCGCCTTCAGTCTGCGGCAGCGTCGGCTCCGGCGGCTGCGCAGCCGCCTGCGCCGCCAAAGGACTCGCCGGCGCCGGCCGTCATCGAGCCGGCAGCAAAAGTGGAGACCGGCAACGAGACCCCTGCGCCGGCTCCTCCGCTGGTCGCGGCGCCGAAAAAAAACAAAACCGCAAAACCCCCCGCTCCGCAGCCTGCGCCGGCAATCGCATCGGTTGCTCCCGCAAGCGCCGCGGCAACCGCAGACGGTCGCGCGACCGGCGGCGATTCGGGGAGCGGTGCCGTTGCGAGCGCGCCGTCTTGGGGAGAATCGGCGGGCGTGCGCTACCTGGAGCTGCTGTCCGCATGGCTGCACCGCCACAAGGAAGAATACCCGGTGCTCGCGAAGCGTCGCGGCCTCCAGGGCCATGCGTCCGTCAGAATCCGCATCGACCGCAGCGGGCGCGTGCTCGAAGCCTCCATTGTGCGCAGCACCGGCCAGGATCTGCTCGACCAGGCGGCTCTCGACTTGGTGCGGCGAGCGAGCCCTTTTCCTGCGATCCCCCCCGAATACCCCGATGCGAGTTTCGAATTCGACGCGCCCGTCGACTATGGGCTGCACTGA